The genomic region GGTAGCAAAGCTTGTTTGTCGATGAAGACGAACAAGCTGCTACCGGTGAAGAAAGCCAGCCGGATCGTGGAAGATTACTTCTTCATCTTCCAGTCTTTGCCACAATCCTGGCAAAGGGCAGTCTTTACGTTCTTCGTCTTGGTTTTGTGGGTGCCTCTGGACTTTTTCCACACCAGGTTGGACATACCGAGGGTGCCCAACGCGGTCATGGTTCGTGCGGCGTTGTTCATGTTGCCGCCAAGGCCAGTGCCGTGAGAAGCGGTGCGAGTGCCTTGCTCTACGAAGCTAATCTGGACGTTTGCGCCATTGCAGCTAGGACAATTCATGAGAAAGTACCTTTTCAATTTTCACAGGGATAGGGAATACCCCGCTGACCAGCGGGAGTAACGATGAAGATAATACTGGACTTCTGCGAGGTTGGGAAGGTGATGTCCGTCCCTTTTTAATCCCGACTAAATTTTCCTATTGGGCTACTGCTTGTCCAGCCACGCATCAATGCCGCCACGCAGCGAGTAGATTCCTTCGGTGAACCCGCGCTGGTTTAATGCTTCGACCGCACGCGCCGAACGAATACCACCGGCGCAGTGCAGAACTACCGGGCGTGAGTGCTCTTGGGCCGGGGAAATCTCTTCGGGGGTTTCCCCGGCCATGATGCGTGAGAGCGGGAATTTTACAGTGCCGGGGATGGCGAACATTTCTACTTCATCCGGATTACGCACATCAATAACAAGAGCGTTTTCTGGTATCTCATCGACTTCGGCAACGGTGGGGACAGAGTCATCGGCAGCTGGCGGCTCTTCGAAAGCCTCGGCGCCCTGCGTTGGCCCGTGTTCGCGAACCTGTTGTACAACCTCGGGATTGCCAACGAGTGGAATGTACTCCCATATGCCTTCCAAGGCTGTGAAATACCCAATCTTGCCAATTAACGGGGTGCCTACGCCGGTGACGAGTTTCATGGCTTCGAGCGCCATAGCTGAACCGACCACACCCACGGTGGGGCCGAGCACGCCTGCTTGAGAGCACGACGGAACCGAACCAGGTGCCGGTGGGACAGGGAAGAGGTCTTCATAGATTGGGCCGTGATCGGCATAGAAAACAGTTAGCTGTGCATCGAATCCCAAAATGGATGCCCATACGTGCGGGATGCCCAGGACTGCGCAGGCCCATGACGCGTTATAGCGCGTGGCGAAGTTATCTGTGCCGTCTAAAACCACATTCGCGCCGCGTAAGTATTCAACGATGTTGTGTTCATCTAGGCGCTCTTCGACGACATCAATGGTGCTTTCCGGGTTCAGCGCCTGTAGCGTTTGACGTGCAGACTCTGCCTTATTCACGCCAATTTTCTCGGTGGAGTGAATGACTTGGCGGTGCAGGTTAGAGATATCGACGGTATCGGAATCGAAGATCGTGATTTTTCCAACGCCGGCGCCTGCCAAATACAACAGGGCAGGTGAACCGAGACCGCCGGCGCCGATGACGGCGACGTGGGCATCGCGAAGCTTATCTTGCGCTTCCCGCCCGAACCCGGCGAGCGATAACTGCCGGCGGTAGCGGGAGATTTCCTGCGGTGAAAACTCGGTCATTCTAATCCCACCCACTGGGTACCACCCGAGGACAATTCTTGTTCTTTCCAAATTGGAACTTCGGCCTTGACAGCATCGGCAAGCTGCGACGCCGCCTCAAATGCTTCGCGTCGGTGCGCGGCGGCGGCGATGACGGTAAAGGCTAAGTCACCGATATCCAGTGCTCCGGTGCGGTGTGCACACCACAGGCGAACGTGCGGGTGCTGCTTACTTATGCGTTCGGTGACCGCTTCAATTTCTTGCTGCGCCAACGGGTGAGAAGAATAGATTAATTTGCTCACGCCCTGGCCACCGTCATGATCACGGACCACGCCATCGAAGGTGACTACCGCGCCCATGGCATCGGTGATGACTTCCGCACGTGCTTTCTCCACGATATCTTCAATCGGTTCGGTCATCATCAGCGCTTGGATGACCTTGCCTGTTTGCGCATGGACATAATCCGGATCATGAGCTGGATCGTGATTAGTGGACATTATTTCCTTCCATCGTGTCGATGATGTGCCCCAAAATTCCTTCAAGCACCGCGCAACCATCTTTGACTCCACCAGTGGACCCAGGCAGCGTCATTACAAAAGTCTTATCTGTGACACCCGCGATACACCGCGACAGTGCTGCCGTGGGAACATTTTCTAAACCCTTATTCCAAAAGGCGACGGCGATTCCGGGCATTTCTGCACGAAGATGGCCTTTGACTGCTTCAACAGTGCGATCATCGGGAGTAATCCCCGTTCCACCTGAAGTTAATAAAACATCTGGAACATCACTTCCGGACAGTGCTTTATCCACCGCGGACTGGATATCAGCATCCGCGACAACTAGTGGCTCCGGGGTATCGAACCCCTGGCTGCGCAAAAACTCCACGGCAATGGGACCGGAGCGATCTTCGTATTCGCCCGTCGCAGCACGCGTTGATGCGACAATCACCATTCCGGTGCGTGACATAGGCTGTTACCTCTCAGTAGCAGGATTAGAGACGATAGATTTGTACAACACTGCCGGCTTCCAGCGCAGCACCTGCCGGGATGCGGATGAGATGCGTTGCTTCCACGGCTTGAGTGATCAAATGAGAGCCAGCTCCGCCGAGGATATGCGTCACCGTTGTGCCATCTGCTTGATATTCCACGCGGCCTCGGCGAAATTGTTCGCGACCAGCAATCCCCGTAACAGCAGCGCCCAACCTTGCCCAGGCATCTGGTGCAACATTCCCTAGTGCCGGCGCAACAAACAGCCGGAAGCTGACCAAGGTGGAGACCGGATTACCCGGCAAACAAATAACCGGCACGCCAGCAAATAACGCCATACCCTGCGGTCCACCTGGCTGCTGGTCAACATGGCCAAACCAAGCATGGGGATCCGCAGCTTCTAAAACCTGGCGCACGACTTCAAATTTGCCGGCACTAATACCACCAGAAGTCACCACAGCATCAGGTTCAAATTCCGCAACGGCAGCCGACAACGCCGACGCTAAAGCTTCCGGGTCATCATCAGTACGAATATGACCCACCACCTCAATGCCGGCGGCAGCTGCCAGCGCGCGCAACATCGGAGCGTTAGCATCCGGAATAGTGGCAGAGCTGGGATTAGTCTCAGTATTACTCGACTGGATTTCTGCACCACCGGTGCAGAGGAGGACGCGCGCCGGGCTGCGAACCTCTACCTCGGTGATAGATTGCCCCGCTAACGTAGCCACGGCTGCGGCACTAATGATTGTTCCGTCAGAAACAATGACACTGCCAGCGGCAACATCGGCTCCTTGTAAACGAATGAACTGATTCGGCTCGGTTGTGGGTACCTCAATGCGCTCACCAGGATTGAGAAACTCCGCCGGGGAAGTGTTCTCGATCGGAATGATGGCGGCGGCATCAGCGGGTACGGCAGCGCCCGTCATAATGGGTGCAGCCCGTCCATCTAATAAAGCTGGGGAATCTCCTGCGGCGATGGTGGCTGCGACAGTAAAGACACCACCATCTGCGTTCGGCACGGCGTAGCCGTCCATCTGGGAGTTATTAAACCGCGGGGAATCAAAGCGGGCGACGATATCCGATACCGTTACGTGCCCTAGGGA from Corynebacterium ammoniagenes DSM 20306 harbors:
- a CDS encoding ThiF family adenylyltransferase — encoded protein: MTEFSPQEISRYRRQLSLAGFGREAQDKLRDAHVAVIGAGGLGSPALLYLAGAGVGKITIFDSDTVDISNLHRQVIHSTEKIGVNKAESARQTLQALNPESTIDVVEERLDEHNIVEYLRGANVVLDGTDNFATRYNASWACAVLGIPHVWASILGFDAQLTVFYADHGPIYEDLFPVPPAPGSVPSCSQAGVLGPTVGVVGSAMALEAMKLVTGVGTPLIGKIGYFTALEGIWEYIPLVGNPEVVQQVREHGPTQGAEAFEEPPAADDSVPTVAEVDEIPENALVIDVRNPDEVEMFAIPGTVKFPLSRIMAGETPEEISPAQEHSRPVVLHCAGGIRSARAVEALNQRGFTEGIYSLRGGIDAWLDKQ
- a CDS encoding molybdenum cofactor biosynthesis protein MoaE codes for the protein MSTNHDPAHDPDYVHAQTGKVIQALMMTEPIEDIVEKARAEVITDAMGAVVTFDGVVRDHDGGQGVSKLIYSSHPLAQQEIEAVTERISKQHPHVRLWCAHRTGALDIGDLAFTVIAAAAHRREAFEAASQLADAVKAEVPIWKEQELSSGGTQWVGLE
- a CDS encoding MogA/MoaB family molybdenum cofactor biosynthesis protein: MSRTGMVIVASTRAATGEYEDRSGPIAVEFLRSQGFDTPEPLVVADADIQSAVDKALSGSDVPDVLLTSGGTGITPDDRTVEAVKGHLRAEMPGIAVAFWNKGLENVPTAALSRCIAGVTDKTFVMTLPGSTGGVKDGCAVLEGILGHIIDTMEGNNVH
- a CDS encoding molybdopterin molybdotransferase MoeA, whose product is MTSPESHLERIRQLIGNHVQRTTQQIPIDQSLGHVTVSDIVARFDSPRFNNSQMDGYAVPNADGGVFTVAATIAAGDSPALLDGRAAPIMTGAAVPADAAAIIPIENTSPAEFLNPGERIEVPTTEPNQFIRLQGADVAAGSVIVSDGTIISAAAVATLAGQSITEVEVRSPARVLLCTGGAEIQSSNTETNPSSATIPDANAPMLRALAAAAGIEVVGHIRTDDDPEALASALSAAVAEFEPDAVVTSGGISAGKFEVVRQVLEAADPHAWFGHVDQQPGGPQGMALFAGVPVICLPGNPVSTLVSFRLFVAPALGNVAPDAWARLGAAVTGIAGREQFRRGRVEYQADGTTVTHILGGAGSHLITQAVEATHLIRIPAGAALEAGSVVQIYRL